One segment of Mycobacterium spongiae DNA contains the following:
- the fadD17 gene encoding long-chain-fatty-acid--CoA ligase FadD17, giving the protein MNSQPPANPTVTQLLAPLAEVADRGVYFEDTFISWHDHVRHGAAIAAALRQRLDPARPPHVGVLLQNTPFFSATLVAAGLTGIVPVGLNPVRRGDALARDIAKADCQLVLADVGSAATLDGIEHLNVDSAEWAEEVAAQRDAEVVCQSADPADLFMLIFTSGTSGDPKAVRCSHGKVAIAGTTMAQRFDLGRDDVCYVSMPLFHSNAVLVGWAVAAACQGSLVLRRKFSASNFLPDVRRYGATYANYVGKPLSYVLATPEQPDDADNPLRAVYGNEGVAADVERFGRRFGCIVMDGFGSTEGGVAISRTPDTPQGALGPLPDGIQIVDPDTGEQCPVGVVGELVNSAGPGRFEGYYNDEAAESERMAGGVYHSGDLAYRDEAGYVYFAGRLGDWMRVDGENLGTAPIERVLLRYPESSEVAVYAVPDPVVGDQVMAAVVMAPGATFDADTFRDFLAGQTDLGPKQWPSYVRVSPGLPRTATFKVLKRQLSAEGVDCSDPVWPIHR; this is encoded by the coding sequence GTGAACAGCCAGCCGCCCGCTAACCCGACGGTCACCCAGTTGTTGGCGCCGCTGGCTGAGGTCGCCGACCGGGGTGTCTATTTCGAGGACACCTTCATCAGCTGGCACGACCATGTCCGGCACGGCGCCGCGATCGCCGCCGCACTGCGTCAACGACTCGATCCGGCTCGTCCCCCACACGTCGGTGTGCTGCTGCAAAACACGCCGTTCTTCTCGGCGACATTGGTGGCGGCCGGATTGACGGGGATTGTGCCGGTTGGCCTCAATCCGGTGCGCCGCGGCGACGCGCTGGCCCGTGACATCGCCAAGGCGGATTGCCAATTGGTGCTGGCAGACGTGGGTTCGGCGGCGACCCTCGACGGTATCGAGCACCTGAACGTCGATTCGGCCGAGTGGGCCGAGGAGGTCGCCGCGCAGCGGGACGCGGAAGTCGTGTGTCAATCCGCGGATCCCGCGGATCTGTTCATGTTGATCTTCACGTCGGGCACCAGCGGAGACCCCAAAGCGGTGCGATGCAGCCACGGCAAGGTGGCGATCGCCGGCACGACGATGGCGCAGCGCTTCGATCTTGGGCGCGACGACGTCTGCTACGTGTCGATGCCGTTGTTTCATTCCAACGCCGTGCTGGTGGGCTGGGCGGTGGCCGCGGCATGTCAGGGCTCACTGGTGTTGCGGCGCAAGTTCTCGGCGTCGAACTTTCTGCCCGATGTCCGCCGCTATGGCGCCACCTATGCCAACTACGTGGGAAAGCCGCTGTCGTATGTGCTTGCCACACCTGAGCAGCCTGACGACGCCGACAACCCGTTGCGGGCGGTGTACGGCAACGAGGGCGTGGCCGCCGACGTCGAGCGCTTCGGACGCAGATTCGGCTGCATCGTCATGGACGGATTCGGTTCGACCGAGGGCGGGGTGGCGATCAGCCGCACGCCGGACACCCCGCAGGGCGCCCTGGGCCCGCTGCCCGACGGGATCCAGATCGTCGACCCCGATACCGGCGAGCAATGCCCGGTGGGCGTCGTGGGCGAGCTGGTCAACAGCGCCGGACCTGGTCGCTTCGAGGGCTACTACAACGACGAGGCCGCCGAATCCGAGCGGATGGCCGGCGGTGTGTACCACAGCGGCGACCTCGCCTACCGTGACGAGGCCGGCTACGTGTACTTCGCCGGGCGGCTCGGCGATTGGATGCGGGTCGACGGCGAAAATCTCGGTACGGCACCGATCGAGCGAGTTCTGCTGCGGTACCCCGAAAGTTCCGAGGTTGCGGTGTATGCGGTGCCCGATCCCGTCGTCGGCGACCAGGTGATGGCCGCAGTGGTGATGGCGCCTGGCGCGACGTTCGATGCCGACACCTTCCGGGACTTTCTCGCCGGGCAGACCGACCTCGGGCCCAAGCAGTGGCCGTCGTACGTGCGGGTCAGCCCGGGGTTACCACGCACCGCGACCTTCAAGGTGCTCAAGCGGCAGTTGTCCGCCGAGGGTGTCGACTGCAGCGATCCGGTGTGGCCCATTCACCGGTAG
- a CDS encoding PE family protein, whose amino-acid sequence MSFVLVAPQIMESVAADVGRIGETLAAGNAAAAAQTTAVASAAADEVSAAIAALFSEHAQGYQAAAARAQAFHSEFVRTLTAGAGSYAAAEAAAAGPLQPIIDALPAPLQTPIETFLSRPLIGNGADATTPGGDGADGGWLFGSGGAGAAGGAGQAGGNGGNAGLWGNGGPGGAGGSGGAAGGNGGNAGLLFGGGGAGGLGGVGAAASTGGIGGNGGNGAGLIGAGGVGGMGGMGGTGGGTGGTGGNGGAGAGLFGAAGAGGAGGIGATGTGGGGNAGDGGLGGNGGTGGFLTNGGAGGAGGQGGDGAAGDNAGLGAGDGGDGGLGGNGGEGGVGGGGPVLFGTAGAGGLGGQGGTGGIGGEGGQGTTSIAAGTGGDGGTGGSAGSGGAAGAAGIFSTGGLAGGVGSGGTGGNGGMGGQGANGVSAVGDGGAGGGGFDGGAGGSGGTGGAAVTGGTAGNGGTGGTGGTGGTGAAGNDSTTSGTNGGLGGIGGGGGAAGSGGAAGSGTGGVAGSDGDGGNGGNGGNGGSATVAGADGTDNSGTMNATGGNGVAGDAGGAGGAGGASGGAGGTGGTGGNGGNGSNGGSGGAAGNLSTNAPTGGEGGAGGAGGAGGAAGAANGGTAGSTGTGGTGGNGGAGGQGGSGAAGTDNSGNVGVAGGTGFNGGDGGAGGLGGAAGANGGTGGDGGMGGTGGAAGAGGDGGNGTTGTGAAPAGGTGANGGAGGTGGAGGNGGAAGGAGGNGGEGGTGGAGGGGGAAGEGGAADTPNALVTDTPNGGDGGTGGAGGFGGVGGQGGAAGAGASVGGGDGGMGGEGGSAGNGGAGGAGASGTLDAPPGNGGSGGTGGDAGNGGQGGTGGADAAGTSAGDGGQGGTGGNAGAGGNGALGAANGGDGTGTVFAAGNGGNGGNAGMAGQGGAGGQGGDASNNFSGGNGGNGGNGGLGANGGDGAAGTDGTQNPIGSIFIATPDGGTGGSGGTGSGGGLPGDGGAIGNLSNGTAGSQGTGGDGGNGGAGGKGGAGANGANITNTTTVPQAADGGDGADADPTGGNGDPGTPGSPTTGPPPVTQIQQGGNGGDGGTGTNNNDSQTATGGEGGAGGDGSFLNGPGGDGGLGGDANATGKAGTANAGEGGGGGDGGSGGFGAGGSGGAGGAATANAEDGVANGGNGGNGGNATNGTTTLPDGTMVTAGNGAAGGNGGNGGLATANGTNGTAVGGNGGNGGDGNLGSFNAGSGGAGGQGGAGGAGGFNGGTGGTGGAGGAGGAGGDGADGGLGGNGGNGGGAVATGSGNDTTGNGGNGGNGADAAFGADGGTGGDGGAGGLSGGGGAGDGGAGGAGGNGGTGGTGGNGGDGGTGTVAGDDGTGGSGADSGTGGDGGRGGNAGNGNSGGTGGDGTSNSGSGSGGGQAGGTGGDGTGTGGSAGAAGTVS is encoded by the coding sequence ATGTCGTTTGTGTTGGTAGCGCCACAGATAATGGAGTCCGTCGCCGCAGATGTGGGGCGGATTGGCGAGACGCTGGCAGCTGGCAACGCGGCCGCGGCAGCACAGACGACGGCGGTCGCGTCCGCCGCCGCGGACGAGGTGTCGGCGGCCATCGCCGCACTGTTCTCCGAGCACGCCCAGGGCTATCAGGCCGCCGCAGCGCGGGCGCAAGCATTTCACAGCGAGTTCGTCCGTACCCTGACCGCGGGTGCGGGCTCTTATGCCGCCGCCGAGGCGGCCGCCGCGGGACCGCTGCAGCCGATTATTGACGCGCTGCCCGCACCGTTGCAGACGCCGATAGAGACGTTCCTGTCGCGCCCGCTGATCGGCAATGGCGCCGACGCGACGACGCCGGGCGGCGACGGTGCCGACGGCGGATGGCTGTTTGGCAGCGGCGGCGCCGGCGCGGCCGGCGGGGCGGGCCAGGCCGGCGGCAACGGCGGCAACGCCGGGCTGTGGGGCAATGGCGGCCCCGGTGGCGCGGGCGGCAGCGGCGGCGCCGCTGGCGGCAACGGCGGCAACGCCGGGCTGCTCTTCGGCGGCGGGGGTGCCGGCGGCCTCGGTGGCGTCGGCGCCGCCGCCAGCACGGGCGGCATCGGCGGCAACGGCGGCAACGGCGCCGGGCTGATCGGCGCCGGCGGCGTCGGCGGCATGGGCGGCATGGGCGGCACCGGCGGCGGCACCGGCGGCACCGGCGGCAACGGTGGCGCCGGCGCGGGACTCTTCGGCGCCGCGGGCGCCGGCGGCGCTGGTGGGATCGGTGCCACCGGTACCGGTGGCGGGGGCAACGCCGGCGACGGCGGCCTCGGTGGCAACGGCGGAACCGGTGGGTTCCTCACCAACGGCGGCGCTGGCGGTGCCGGCGGCCAGGGCGGCGACGGCGCCGCCGGGGACAACGCCGGCCTCGGCGCCGGCGACGGTGGCGACGGCGGTCTCGGTGGCAACGGTGGCGAGGGCGGCGTGGGTGGTGGCGGCCCGGTGCTGTTCGGTACCGCTGGCGCCGGCGGGCTTGGCGGCCAAGGCGGCACGGGCGGCATCGGTGGCGAAGGTGGTCAGGGCACCACCTCGATCGCCGCCGGCACCGGCGGCGACGGCGGCACGGGCGGGTCTGCCGGTAGCGGCGGGGCCGCTGGCGCCGCCGGAATCTTTAGCACCGGGGGTCTGGCCGGTGGTGTTGGCTCCGGCGGCACCGGCGGCAACGGCGGCATGGGCGGCCAAGGCGCCAACGGCGTCTCCGCCGTCGGTGACGGTGGCGCCGGCGGCGGCGGCTTCGACGGTGGCGCTGGCGGCAGCGGCGGCACCGGCGGCGCGGCGGTGACCGGCGGGACCGCCGGCAATGGCGGCACCGGCGGCACGGGCGGCACCGGCGGCACGGGCGCCGCCGGCAACGACTCGACGACGTCTGGCACCAACGGCGGCCTCGGCGGCATCGGCGGCGGAGGCGGGGCAGCCGGCTCCGGCGGCGCGGCCGGCTCCGGCACCGGCGGGGTGGCCGGCAGCGACGGCGACGGCGGCAACGGCGGCAACGGCGGCAACGGCGGCAGCGCCACCGTCGCCGGCGCCGACGGCACCGACAACAGCGGCACCATGAACGCCACCGGTGGAAACGGGGTCGCAGGCGACGCCGGAGGCGCCGGCGGCGCCGGCGGCGCCTCCGGCGGAGCCGGCGGCACCGGTGGAACGGGCGGCAATGGCGGCAACGGCTCCAACGGCGGCAGCGGCGGCGCGGCCGGCAACTTGAGCACGAACGCCCCCACGGGTGGTGAGGGCGGCGCCGGCGGCGCCGGCGGCGCGGGCGGCGCGGCCGGTGCCGCGAACGGCGGCACCGCGGGCAGCACGGGTACCGGCGGCACCGGCGGCAACGGCGGCGCGGGCGGCCAGGGCGGCAGCGGCGCCGCCGGCACCGACAACAGCGGCAATGTCGGAGTCGCTGGCGGGACCGGCTTCAACGGCGGTGACGGCGGGGCGGGCGGCCTGGGCGGAGCCGCGGGCGCTAACGGCGGCACCGGCGGCGATGGCGGCATGGGCGGCACCGGCGGCGCCGCCGGCGCTGGCGGCGACGGTGGCAATGGCACCACCGGCACGGGCGCGGCGCCCGCCGGCGGGACCGGAGCCAACGGCGGCGCCGGCGGCACCGGCGGCGCGGGCGGCAACGGCGGCGCTGCTGGCGGCGCCGGCGGTAACGGCGGCGAGGGCGGCACGGGCGGTGCCGGCGGTGGGGGCGGCGCAGCCGGCGAGGGTGGTGCGGCCGATACCCCCAACGCTCTGGTCACCGATACCCCGAATGGAGGCGACGGCGGCACCGGCGGCGCCGGCGGCTTCGGTGGCGTGGGTGGCCAGGGCGGAGCCGCCGGAGCCGGCGCCTCGGTCGGCGGCGGCGACGGCGGCATGGGCGGCGAAGGCGGCTCGGCAGGCAACGGCGGAGCCGGCGGCGCCGGCGCGAGCGGTACCCTCGACGCGCCCCCAGGCAACGGCGGTAGTGGCGGCACCGGTGGCGACGCCGGCAACGGTGGACAGGGCGGCACCGGCGGTGCCGACGCTGCTGGCACATCCGCCGGCGACGGCGGCCAGGGCGGCACCGGCGGAAACGCCGGCGCAGGCGGTAACGGCGCCTTGGGCGCCGCCAACGGCGGTGACGGCACCGGAACGGTGTTTGCCGCCGGCAACGGCGGCAACGGCGGCAACGCCGGCATGGCCGGCCAGGGTGGAGCCGGCGGCCAAGGCGGCGACGCCAGCAACAACTTCAGCGGCGGCAACGGCGGCAACGGCGGCAACGGCGGCCTGGGCGCCAACGGCGGAGATGGCGCCGCCGGCACCGACGGCACGCAAAACCCCATCGGAAGCATCTTCATCGCCACGCCTGACGGCGGCACCGGCGGGTCCGGGGGCACCGGGAGCGGTGGCGGCCTACCCGGCGACGGCGGAGCTATCGGCAACCTCAGCAACGGCACCGCCGGCAGCCAGGGTACCGGCGGCGACGGCGGCAACGGCGGCGCCGGTGGCAAAGGCGGGGCCGGCGCCAACGGCGCCAACATCACCAACACAACCACAGTGCCGCAGGCTGCTGATGGCGGCGACGGCGCCGACGCTGACCCGACCGGTGGCAACGGTGACCCTGGTACTCCGGGCAGCCCCACCACCGGTCCTCCCCCCGTCACTCAAATCCAGCAGGGTGGTAATGGCGGAGACGGCGGCACTGGAACCAACAACAACGACAGCCAAACCGCCACCGGCGGAGAGGGCGGCGCAGGCGGCGACGGTAGTTTCTTGAATGGGCCCGGTGGCGACGGCGGCCTGGGCGGCGACGCCAACGCCACCGGCAAAGCCGGGACGGCAAACGCTGGCGAAGGCGGCGGCGGCGGGGACGGCGGGTCCGGTGGATTTGGGGCCGGTGGCAGTGGAGGCGCTGGCGGCGCCGCCACCGCCAACGCCGAAGACGGGGTGGCCAACGGCGGCAACGGCGGCAACGGCGGCAATGCCACCAACGGCACGACGACCCTACCCGACGGCACTATGGTTACCGCCGGCAATGGCGCCGCTGGCGGGAACGGCGGCAACGGAGGCCTCGCTACTGCGAACGGCACCAACGGGACAGCCGTCGGCGGCAACGGCGGCAACGGCGGCGACGGCAACCTCGGCTCGTTCAATGCCGGCAGTGGTGGCGCTGGCGGACAGGGCGGCGCGGGCGGCGCCGGTGGTTTCAACGGCGGCACCGGCGGCACTGGCGGCGCCGGCGGCGCTGGCGGGGCCGGCGGCGATGGCGCCGACGGCGGCCTCGGCGGCAACGGCGGCAACGGCGGCGGGGCTGTCGCAACCGGCAGCGGAAATGACACCACCGGCAACGGCGGCAACGGCGGCAACGGCGCCGACGCCGCGTTCGGCGCCGACGGTGGTACCGGCGGCGACGGCGGAGCTGGCGGCCTCTCCGGCGGCGGCGGTGCCGGCGATGGCGGAGCTGGCGGTGCGGGCGGAAATGGCGGCACCGGCGGAACTGGCGGCAACGGCGGGGACGGCGGCACCGGCACCGTGGCCGGCGACGATGGCACCGGCGGGAGCGGTGCCGACAGCGGCACCGGCGGTGACGGCGGCAGGGGCGGGAATGCCGGCAACGGCAATTCCGGCGGCACCGGCGGTGATGGCACGTCCAACAGCGGCAGCGGATCTGGCGGTGGCCAGGCCGGCGGCACCGGCGGTGACGGTACCGGCACGGGCGGCAGCGCCGGGGCTGCTGGAACCGTCTCCTGA
- a CDS encoding acetolactate synthase large subunit has product MNGAQALINTLVDGGVDVCFANPGTSEMHFVAALDTVPRMRGVLTLFEGVATGAADGYARIADRPAAVLLHLGPGLGNGLANLHNARRARVPMVVVVGDHAIHHKKYDAPLESDIDAVAGTVSAWVRRTGAVAQVGADAEAAIAASRSGAQISTLILPADVCWTDGAHPAAGVPAPSAGTPVDIGPVAEVLRSGEPAMILIGGDATRGPGLAAAARVVEATGARWLCETFPTRWERGAGVPAVDRLNYFAEGATAQLDGVKHLVLAGAKSPVSFFAYPGVPSDLVPAGCEVHVLCEQHGAAAALAALADEVAPDTVASVAAASRPELPTGTLTSMTAADVVGALLPEGAIVVDESNTSGVLLPQATAGAPAHDWLTLTGGAIGYGIPAAVGAAVAAPDRRVLCLESDGSAMYTISGLWTQARENLDVTTVIYDNGAYDILRIELQRVGAGSEPGPKALDLLDISRPAMDFVKIAEGMGVPARRATTCEEFADALRAAFDEPGPHLIDAVVPSMLG; this is encoded by the coding sequence GTGAATGGTGCCCAGGCCTTGATCAACACGTTGGTCGATGGGGGTGTGGATGTGTGTTTCGCCAACCCGGGCACCTCGGAGATGCACTTTGTGGCGGCGCTGGACACCGTCCCCCGCATGCGCGGAGTGCTGACCCTCTTCGAAGGCGTGGCCACTGGTGCCGCGGATGGTTATGCGCGGATCGCCGACCGGCCGGCGGCGGTGCTGCTGCATTTGGGGCCGGGTCTGGGCAATGGTCTGGCCAACCTGCACAACGCGCGTCGCGCCCGGGTGCCGATGGTGGTCGTTGTCGGCGACCATGCGATCCATCACAAGAAGTACGACGCCCCGCTGGAATCCGACATCGACGCGGTCGCCGGCACCGTCTCGGCCTGGGTGCGGCGGACGGGTGCCGTCGCGCAGGTCGGGGCCGACGCCGAAGCGGCCATCGCCGCGAGCCGTTCGGGCGCGCAGATCTCGACGCTGATCCTGCCCGCTGATGTGTGTTGGACCGATGGCGCCCATCCGGCGGCGGGTGTTCCGGCGCCGTCGGCTGGAACGCCGGTGGACATCGGGCCGGTCGCTGAGGTGCTGCGCTCGGGAGAACCCGCCATGATCCTGATCGGCGGGGACGCGACTCGCGGGCCCGGGCTGGCCGCGGCGGCGCGGGTCGTTGAGGCAACCGGAGCCCGCTGGTTGTGCGAAACATTCCCGACGCGGTGGGAGCGCGGTGCCGGTGTCCCCGCCGTCGACCGGCTCAACTATTTCGCTGAAGGCGCGACCGCGCAGCTGGACGGGGTCAAGCACCTGGTGCTGGCCGGCGCCAAGTCACCGGTGTCGTTCTTCGCCTATCCCGGCGTGCCGAGCGATCTGGTGCCGGCCGGCTGCGAGGTACACGTGCTCTGCGAACAGCACGGTGCGGCGGCCGCGTTGGCCGCGTTGGCCGACGAGGTTGCGCCGGACACAGTGGCATCGGTGGCGGCCGCGTCCCGTCCGGAGTTGCCGACCGGGACACTGACCTCAATGACGGCCGCCGACGTCGTCGGCGCACTGTTGCCCGAAGGGGCGATTGTCGTGGACGAGTCGAATACCTCGGGCGTGCTGTTGCCGCAGGCCACCGCCGGGGCGCCGGCCCATGACTGGCTGACGCTGACTGGCGGGGCGATCGGCTACGGCATACCGGCCGCGGTCGGTGCCGCGGTCGCCGCGCCCGATCGTCGGGTGCTGTGCCTGGAATCCGACGGGTCGGCGATGTACACGATCTCGGGATTGTGGACTCAGGCGCGAGAGAATCTGGACGTCACCACGGTGATCTACGACAACGGCGCCTATGACATCCTGCGGATCGAGCTGCAGCGCGTCGGCGCCGGATCCGAACCCGGTCCCAAAGCGCTGGATCTGCTTGACATATCGCGCCCCGCAATGGATTTCGTCAAGATCGCCGAGGGGATGGGGGTGCCGGCTCGGCGGGCGACAACCTGCGAGGAGTTCGCGGACGCCCTGCGTGCCGCTTTCGACGAACCCGGACCGCACCTGATCGACGCCGTGGTGCCGTCAATGCTCGGCTAG
- a CDS encoding amidohydrolase family protein produces MTIDVWMQHPTQGFLRSDMMASLRRWTGGSIPDGDIPIEVTVASMDAADVGFGLLSAWCGPVAQDLISNDQVAEWIRLYPDRFAGLAAVDLDRPMAAVRELRRRVSEGFIGLRVVPWLWNAPPTDRRYYPLFAECVESAVPFCTQVGHTGPLRPSETGRPIPYIDQVALDFPELVIVCGHIGYPWTEEMVAVARKHENVYIDTSAYTIKRLPPELVRFMKTGTGQRKVMFGTNYPMIAHAHALAGFDDLGLSDEARRDFLHDNAERVFRLARCPKRGE; encoded by the coding sequence ATGACGATCGATGTGTGGATGCAGCATCCGACCCAAGGGTTTCTGCGCAGCGACATGATGGCTTCGCTGCGGCGCTGGACCGGTGGGTCGATACCGGATGGCGACATCCCGATCGAGGTGACCGTAGCGTCGATGGATGCCGCCGATGTGGGTTTCGGCCTGCTCAGCGCGTGGTGTGGCCCGGTAGCGCAGGATCTGATCTCCAACGACCAGGTTGCGGAATGGATCCGGTTGTACCCGGACAGGTTTGCTGGTCTGGCGGCGGTCGACTTGGACCGCCCGATGGCGGCCGTCCGCGAGCTGAGGCGTCGAGTCAGTGAAGGGTTCATCGGTCTACGGGTGGTGCCGTGGCTGTGGAACGCGCCGCCGACCGATCGCCGGTACTACCCGCTGTTCGCCGAATGTGTGGAGTCGGCCGTGCCATTCTGCACTCAGGTTGGTCACACCGGCCCGCTGCGGCCGTCGGAGACCGGCCGCCCGATTCCCTACATCGATCAGGTGGCCCTCGACTTTCCGGAGCTCGTGATCGTGTGCGGACACATTGGCTATCCGTGGACCGAGGAGATGGTCGCGGTCGCCCGCAAGCACGAGAACGTCTACATCGACACCTCGGCATACACGATCAAGCGGCTACCGCCCGAGCTAGTCCGGTTCATGAAAACCGGTACGGGACAACGCAAAGTCATGTTCGGGACCAACTACCCGATGATCGCGCATGCGCACGCCCTGGCCGGCTTTGACGACCTCGGCCTCAGCGACGAGGCTCGTCGCGACTTTCTGCACGACAACGCCGAGCGGGTCTTTCGGCTCGCCCGATGTCCCAAGAGAGGGGAGTAG